From Pelosinus fermentans DSM 17108, the proteins below share one genomic window:
- the kdgT gene encoding 2-keto-3-deoxygluconate transporter, translated as MKIKQSIDKIPGGLMLVPLFIGAICHTFFPESGKYFGSFTNGLITGTVPILAVWFFCMGAGIDIRATGTVLRKSGTLVITKIAVAWVVAVIAARILPGDGIQTGFFAGLSTLALIAAMDMTNGGLYASIMQQYGSKEEAGAFVLMSIESGPLVTMLIMGTSGLATFEPRLFVGAVLPFIIGFALGNLDSELREYFGKASNVMIPFFAFALGNTIDLNVIGKTGFLGIMLGISVIIVTGIPLMLADKFIGGGNGTAGLAASSTAGAAVTNPLIIGEMLPEFKAVAQAATALVATSVIVTSILVPVLTAWWSNYMKGKEQSVEA; from the coding sequence ATGAAAATCAAACAATCCATTGATAAAATTCCTGGTGGACTGATGTTGGTTCCCTTATTTATAGGAGCGATTTGTCATACCTTTTTCCCTGAATCGGGTAAATATTTTGGTTCCTTTACCAATGGGTTAATCACGGGCACGGTACCCATTCTGGCCGTATGGTTTTTCTGCATGGGTGCTGGTATTGATATTCGAGCAACAGGCACAGTACTGCGGAAATCCGGTACCTTGGTAATAACTAAAATTGCCGTTGCCTGGGTTGTTGCCGTTATAGCTGCTAGAATATTGCCAGGGGATGGGATACAAACAGGTTTTTTTGCAGGATTATCTACCCTTGCTTTAATTGCTGCAATGGATATGACTAATGGCGGTTTGTATGCCTCGATTATGCAGCAATATGGCAGCAAAGAAGAAGCCGGGGCCTTTGTATTAATGTCCATTGAATCAGGTCCTTTGGTGACAATGCTCATTATGGGGACTTCTGGTTTAGCAACATTTGAGCCTCGTTTGTTCGTTGGAGCTGTTCTTCCTTTCATAATTGGTTTTGCCTTAGGAAATCTGGATAGTGAACTGCGAGAATACTTCGGTAAAGCATCCAATGTTATGATTCCATTTTTTGCTTTTGCGTTAGGTAACACCATCGATCTGAATGTAATTGGAAAGACTGGCTTTTTAGGGATTATGCTGGGGATTTCTGTGATTATAGTTACAGGTATTCCATTAATGCTGGCGGATAAATTTATTGGCGGCGGAAATGGCACTGCAGGACTGGCAGCATCGAGTACGGCTGGAGCAGCCGTTACCAATCCTCTCATAATCGGTGAGATGCTTCCAGAGTTTAAAGCTGTTGCACAAGCTGCTACGGCGTTAGTTGCTACATCTGTAATTGTGACCTCCATACTGGTACCTGTATTGACTGCTTGGTGGAGTAACTATATGAAGGGTAAAGAACAATCTGTAGAAGCATAA
- a CDS encoding sigma-54-dependent Fis family transcriptional regulator, with product MNINNSYQDDTLPSWERFINGDKRQYSTRPQIVASWVRCYQACINPYDYSTHRKLDDASMSTMLLEKQEFIKIAKPFMVNLYKFVEGSGFVVALTDERGYIVEMFGDEDTLNNAMTSNFFQGALWSEQSGTNAIGTSLVMKEPIQVSGAEHYCQRLHCLTCSAAPIFDYQGKIIGILNMSGASYRSHLHTLGMVVAAAEAIMAQLNIQRKNKELSHANSWLTNIFNTMSDGVLMVNDSGIVSQLNPAAQEILNTTEQEVLGLSIDRIFGSKTVVTQRMLKNKEPYEDMEFMVNTKKNMFHCLASGEPLTNEQGKVIGGVIILRPIKQIQKLVNRYSGYCAALQFSDIVGESLEILEVIRVSSLAAVTSSSILLQGESGTGKEIFAQAIHNRSEQRNGPFVAVNCGVIPRELIGSELFGYAEGAFTGAIRGGKPGKFELASGGTLFLDEIGDMPLEQQIALLRVLQEKKVMRIGSDKVIPVSVRVICATNKNLSQAVEKGDFRQDLYYRLNVISITIPPLRNRVKDIPLLFKYFLDKIAKDRGIIYYVDPAVLTCLEKFDWPGNVRELQNVVERAVSLAESELITIAHLPIEVYAPQKVVRSQTQLSMLPSLNEHFGREQRRQLLAEAERQEILVLLSKCGGNVSVVARQLRISRNTLYRKMHLYAIQN from the coding sequence ATGAATATTAATAATAGTTATCAAGATGATACTCTTCCTAGCTGGGAACGATTTATTAATGGAGATAAGAGACAATATTCTACGCGTCCGCAAATTGTTGCATCATGGGTTCGATGTTATCAAGCCTGTATAAACCCCTATGATTATAGTACTCATAGGAAATTAGATGATGCTTCAATGTCAACCATGTTATTAGAGAAACAAGAGTTTATAAAGATTGCCAAGCCCTTTATGGTGAATCTTTATAAATTTGTTGAGGGTTCGGGTTTTGTGGTTGCTTTAACCGATGAACGCGGCTATATTGTAGAAATGTTTGGAGATGAGGATACTCTAAATAATGCAATGACCAGCAATTTTTTTCAAGGTGCTCTATGGAGCGAGCAATCAGGTACAAATGCCATTGGTACTTCATTGGTAATGAAGGAACCGATCCAAGTCTCAGGTGCTGAACATTATTGTCAGAGGCTTCATTGTTTGACTTGTTCAGCAGCTCCGATTTTTGATTATCAGGGGAAAATTATCGGTATATTGAATATGTCAGGTGCATCGTATCGATCTCATTTACATACCTTGGGAATGGTGGTAGCAGCTGCTGAAGCTATCATGGCACAGCTTAACATTCAGCGTAAAAATAAAGAGTTATCACATGCCAACAGCTGGTTAACCAATATATTTAATACAATGTCAGATGGAGTATTGATGGTAAATGACAGTGGTATTGTCAGCCAATTAAATCCAGCAGCCCAGGAAATTCTAAATACAACAGAGCAGGAAGTATTAGGATTGTCTATTGACCGGATATTTGGAAGTAAAACAGTTGTTACACAGCGTATGTTAAAAAATAAAGAACCCTATGAAGATATGGAATTTATGGTAAATACTAAAAAGAATATGTTTCATTGCTTAGCCTCTGGTGAGCCTTTGACAAATGAGCAAGGAAAAGTGATTGGCGGCGTTATTATTCTACGTCCCATCAAACAAATACAAAAGTTAGTCAATCGTTATAGTGGCTATTGCGCAGCCTTACAATTTAGTGACATTGTAGGAGAAAGTTTAGAAATACTAGAGGTTATAAGGGTGTCTTCTCTTGCCGCTGTAACATCATCTAGCATTTTACTGCAAGGTGAAAGTGGTACTGGTAAGGAAATTTTTGCTCAAGCTATTCATAATCGAAGCGAACAGCGTAATGGACCTTTTGTAGCTGTGAATTGTGGTGTAATCCCGCGGGAGCTAATCGGGAGCGAACTATTCGGTTATGCTGAAGGTGCCTTTACGGGAGCGATACGGGGAGGCAAACCAGGAAAATTTGAATTGGCTTCAGGGGGGACGCTATTCCTTGATGAGATTGGTGATATGCCTTTGGAACAGCAAATCGCTCTTCTTAGAGTGTTACAGGAAAAAAAAGTAATGCGTATTGGCAGTGATAAAGTAATTCCCGTCAGTGTGCGGGTAATTTGTGCAACTAATAAAAATTTATCCCAAGCGGTAGAAAAGGGAGACTTTCGTCAAGACTTGTATTATCGTTTAAATGTGATCTCAATTACGATTCCGCCTTTGCGTAATCGCGTGAAGGACATTCCTTTATTGTTTAAATATTTTTTAGATAAAATAGCAAAAGATCGGGGTATTATATATTACGTTGACCCAGCCGTCTTAACGTGTCTAGAGAAATTTGACTGGCCTGGAAATGTGCGCGAGCTTCAGAACGTTGTCGAACGAGCTGTGAGCTTAGCAGAGTCAGAACTCATTACCATAGCGCATCTTCCCATAGAAGTGTATGCTCCTCAAAAAGTAGTCCGGAGTCAGACGCAATTATCAATGCTTCCATCATTGAATGAACATTTTGGACGGGAACAGCGACGGCAATTATTAGCTGAAGCGGAGCGTCAAGAAATTTTAGTGCTTTTATCCAAGTGTGGCGGTAATGTAAGTGTAGTAGCACGGCAATTAAGGATTTCACGTAACACTCTCTATCGTAAAATGCACCTATATGCGATACAGAACTAA
- a CDS encoding molybdopterin-binding protein, whose product MRVIPVWEAEGTVLCHDITEIIPGKVAGRAFKKGHVVKKEDISKLLKLGKEHLYVWEVNQNVMHENDAAMRIAKAVAGPGIILTAPIEGKVELKAQIPGMLKINLDALEELNDINEVIVASIHSHQLVSVGEIVAGCRVVPLVIEANKINNVENIGRLSFPVMEIKPLKPLKVGIVTTGSEVYHGRIQDQFGPVLDKKITALGSRVLRQIIVDDAIDMIDNAIKTLIQDGAEMIITTGGMSVDPDDVTPAGIRSAGGRVVAYGAPVLPGSMFMLAYIGSIPVLGLPGCVMYRKTTIFDLIIPRILAGDELNRKDIVRLAHGGLCTNCDPCQYPHCAFGKGN is encoded by the coding sequence ATGAGAGTCATACCAGTGTGGGAGGCGGAAGGTACAGTATTGTGTCATGACATTACGGAAATTATTCCAGGTAAAGTAGCTGGGCGAGCATTTAAGAAAGGTCATGTTGTAAAAAAAGAAGATATATCCAAACTATTAAAATTGGGAAAAGAGCATCTTTATGTATGGGAAGTAAATCAGAATGTTATGCATGAAAATGATGCGGCTATGAGAATTGCTAAAGCCGTGGCAGGTCCAGGAATTATTTTAACAGCGCCAATAGAAGGCAAGGTGGAACTAAAAGCGCAAATCCCTGGGATGTTAAAAATTAATCTCGATGCCTTGGAAGAATTGAATGATATTAATGAAGTGATTGTTGCTTCTATTCATTCCCATCAGTTAGTTTCTGTCGGGGAAATAGTTGCAGGCTGCCGCGTGGTGCCGCTGGTTATCGAAGCTAATAAAATAAACAATGTGGAAAATATCGGCAGATTATCTTTTCCAGTCATGGAAATCAAACCTCTTAAACCTCTTAAAGTAGGAATTGTTACAACAGGCAGTGAGGTTTATCATGGGCGTATTCAAGATCAATTTGGTCCCGTTTTAGATAAAAAAATAACTGCATTGGGTAGCCGGGTATTAAGGCAGATCATTGTGGACGATGCTATCGACATGATTGATAATGCCATCAAAACATTAATACAAGATGGTGCTGAGATGATCATAACGACTGGGGGGATGTCAGTAGACCCTGACGATGTAACCCCGGCAGGAATTCGCTCAGCTGGGGGGCGAGTTGTTGCTTATGGAGCGCCAGTACTTCCAGGTTCTATGTTTATGCTGGCCTACATTGGCAGTATTCCAGTATTAGGCTTACCAGGTTGTGTAATGTATCGCAAAACTACCATTTTTGATTTGATCATTCCTCGCATTCTAGCAGGAGATGAGCTTAACCGCAAAGACATTGTACGTTTAGCTCACGGTGGTTTGTGCACTAATTGTGATCCCTGTCAATATCCTCACTGTGCTTTTGGTAAAGGCAACTGA
- a CDS encoding IclR family transcriptional regulator codes for MAGKIEVQSLHRAFDILETIGNSQIPMSIKKITEETGLPKSTVYRLLNNLENRNYAFCDTNGNYRLGYQLLMMSQWAEKDFEIKNLAKASLESLNAFTKETVHLAILQGKRVLYVDTVESPYSSRLVAKLGTTNSVHCTALGKALLIKHKDAEILEILEAEGMEKRTEHTVTKPLDYLKEMEVVRKLGYALDQQESEMEGRCIGAPIYDKSGKVVAAISVSGIATRFSLDFIVKEVVDKLLDSTLRISRILGYVG; via the coding sequence ATGGCTGGCAAGATAGAAGTTCAATCACTGCACAGGGCATTTGACATATTAGAAACGATTGGAAATAGTCAGATACCCATGAGTATTAAGAAAATTACAGAAGAAACGGGACTGCCTAAATCGACTGTATATCGTTTGTTAAATAACCTGGAAAATAGAAATTATGCTTTTTGCGATACGAATGGAAATTACCGGCTTGGATATCAGCTTCTGATGATGAGTCAATGGGCAGAAAAGGATTTTGAAATTAAAAATTTAGCTAAAGCTTCCTTAGAATCGTTAAATGCATTTACGAAAGAAACAGTGCATTTAGCCATTTTGCAAGGAAAAAGAGTCTTATATGTGGATACGGTGGAAAGTCCTTATTCTTCCCGTTTAGTTGCCAAACTGGGAACGACCAATTCTGTTCATTGCACAGCTCTTGGCAAAGCGCTGTTGATTAAACATAAAGATGCTGAGATATTAGAGATTCTCGAGGCGGAAGGTATGGAGAAAAGAACAGAACATACAGTAACAAAACCTCTTGATTATCTCAAGGAGATGGAAGTGGTTCGCAAGTTAGGTTATGCTCTGGATCAGCAGGAAAGCGAAATGGAAGGCAGATGTATCGGTGCTCCCATCTACGATAAGTCAGGAAAAGTCGTTGCAGCGATTAGCGTTTCGGGAATAGCCACTCGATTCTCCTTGGATTTCATTGTAAAAGAAGTAGTCGATAAACTATTAGATAGCACATTGCGGATTTCTCGTATTTTAGGTTATGTGGGCTAA
- a CDS encoding pyridine nucleotide-disulfide oxidoreductase/dicluster-binding protein, which yields MEQKVLKEREQQCVQEQPPGCTAACPVHVDVRGMVAAIQKEDYKAGVQLLYKMVPFPRIISKICDQPCQQACKRQEIDESIAVNELEKSCVDNSNELILKITPMPPKDKTIAIIGAGLSGLTAAVELGKKGYNVVIFEAKKLLGGSIWDIPEHQLPRQNIADDFAILKRMPLEINLHVIVNNHKNSKTSLDHISATFDAVYLATGCIETNPHYWGLALDVGGGIAIHPATLATNVPNVFAGGSLYLGPDRKSPITSISHGKIAANSIDRYLQNASLTASREKEGSFTSLLYTNIAGVEPQKRVRSADPNKGYTTEEAVREAKRCLLCECLECVKVCEYLAHFHAYPKRYVREVYNNLSIVMGVHHANKMINACNLCGLCEQVCPGNLNMGEICQEARRIMVKRGKMPPRVHDFALRDMQFSTSEKFAFSRHQPGFASSSTVFFPGCQLSASSPEHVKSMYQFLCKKITDGVGLMLGCCGVPADWAGQENLFKETIKAIEDSWRKLGSPRVITGCPTCYSVFKREWPSMDVESIWTVLDKIGLPDQRKKPHTSLKLVVHDACTTRHEAALQQSIRKILHTLGHQVEELENSNEFTECCGYGGLMLFANKEIAHKMIKKRSQQSENDFLTYCAMCRDNFASKGKQSYHLLDLIFPTRQQDVAGKKGPGYSERQENRARLKRTLQKEVWGELADKEQCNVKLIISENVRQTLEELMILDSDIIAVISQAEHTGNKFKNMENNSYIASFKPASVTYWVEYSPQEDGFLVHNAYSHRLEIKGS from the coding sequence ATGGAACAAAAAGTCTTAAAGGAAAGAGAGCAGCAATGTGTTCAAGAGCAGCCTCCAGGATGTACAGCTGCCTGCCCGGTTCATGTTGATGTAAGAGGCATGGTTGCTGCTATTCAAAAAGAGGACTATAAAGCTGGAGTGCAATTATTATATAAAATGGTACCCTTTCCGCGAATCATTAGTAAAATTTGTGATCAACCCTGTCAGCAGGCCTGTAAGCGGCAAGAAATAGATGAGTCTATTGCAGTGAATGAGCTGGAAAAAAGCTGCGTGGATAATAGTAATGAATTGATTCTTAAAATCACACCAATGCCGCCTAAGGATAAAACCATCGCAATTATTGGAGCTGGATTAAGTGGCTTAACAGCGGCAGTTGAACTAGGCAAAAAGGGCTATAATGTTGTGATTTTTGAGGCAAAGAAATTATTAGGCGGGAGTATATGGGACATTCCCGAACATCAGCTGCCCAGGCAGAATATTGCTGATGATTTTGCCATATTAAAAAGAATGCCATTAGAAATTAACTTACATGTTATCGTGAATAATCATAAGAACTCAAAGACATCGTTAGATCATATAAGTGCAACTTTTGATGCTGTCTATTTAGCAACAGGCTGCATAGAAACAAATCCCCATTATTGGGGACTTGCTCTTGACGTGGGTGGAGGGATTGCCATTCATCCTGCAACGCTGGCAACGAACGTGCCCAATGTTTTTGCTGGGGGCAGTCTTTACTTGGGACCTGATCGTAAGTCACCAATTACCTCAATCTCTCATGGAAAAATAGCTGCAAATTCAATCGATCGTTACTTACAAAATGCTTCTCTCACAGCCAGTCGGGAAAAGGAAGGATCTTTTACTTCTTTACTTTACACAAATATTGCCGGAGTAGAACCGCAAAAGAGGGTACGAAGTGCTGATCCCAATAAAGGCTATACGACGGAAGAAGCAGTAAGGGAGGCGAAGCGCTGCCTATTATGTGAGTGTTTGGAGTGTGTTAAGGTTTGTGAATATCTGGCTCATTTTCACGCTTATCCAAAGCGGTATGTGCGGGAAGTTTATAATAATTTATCCATTGTGATGGGCGTTCACCATGCTAATAAAATGATTAATGCCTGTAATTTATGTGGTTTATGTGAGCAGGTTTGCCCGGGAAATTTGAATATGGGAGAAATTTGCCAAGAAGCAAGACGGATTATGGTCAAAAGAGGGAAAATGCCACCAAGAGTCCATGATTTTGCTTTACGAGACATGCAGTTTAGTACCAGTGAGAAGTTTGCATTCAGCAGACATCAACCAGGTTTTGCATCCAGCAGTACCGTATTCTTTCCCGGTTGCCAGCTCAGTGCCTCTTCGCCGGAACATGTAAAAAGCATGTACCAATTCCTTTGCAAAAAAATAACTGATGGCGTGGGTTTAATGCTGGGCTGTTGCGGTGTTCCAGCTGACTGGGCAGGACAAGAAAATTTATTTAAAGAAACAATTAAGGCCATTGAAGATAGTTGGCGGAAGTTGGGTTCTCCCAGGGTCATCACAGGCTGTCCCACTTGCTATAGTGTTTTTAAGCGTGAATGGCCTTCTATGGATGTTGAGTCAATATGGACAGTATTAGATAAAATTGGACTGCCGGATCAAAGAAAAAAGCCGCATACGTCATTAAAATTGGTGGTACATGATGCTTGCACCACAAGGCATGAAGCTGCCTTACAGCAAAGTATACGAAAAATTTTGCATACACTTGGCCACCAAGTGGAGGAATTGGAAAACAGTAATGAATTTACAGAGTGTTGTGGTTATGGCGGTCTTATGCTGTTTGCTAATAAAGAAATTGCCCATAAAATGATAAAAAAGCGCAGTCAACAGAGTGAAAACGATTTTCTTACTTACTGTGCAATGTGCCGTGATAATTTTGCCAGTAAAGGAAAGCAGAGCTATCACCTTTTGGACTTGATTTTTCCAACAAGGCAGCAAGATGTGGCTGGCAAAAAAGGTCCCGGCTATTCTGAGCGACAGGAGAATAGGGCAAGGCTGAAAAGGACGCTGCAAAAAGAGGTGTGGGGAGAGTTGGCAGACAAAGAACAGTGCAACGTTAAGTTGATCATTTCAGAGAATGTACGGCAGACCTTGGAAGAGTTGATGATTCTTGATAGTGATATTATAGCTGTGATTTCACAGGCAGAACATACTGGTAATAAATTTAAAAACATGGAAAATAACTCTTATATTGCATCTTTTAAACCTGCCAGTGTAACGTATTGGGTAGAGTATTCTCCTCAGGAAGATGGCTTCCTAGTGCATAATGCCTATAGCCACAGATTAGAGATAAAAGGATCATGA
- a CDS encoding sugar kinase: MSKILTIGEPMALFVADQEGDLKDVEHFSRFVAGAEVNFSIGMVRLKHAVTYISKLGDDPFGKQIEEFLQKNGIDTSYITHDAQYFTGMQWKQKVTSGDPHVFSLRRNSAASHMDVSTIAKLNWDGFDHIHLTGIPPALSAGCRQLVYELIKQARGKGVSISYDPNLRPGLWADQKEMIQVVNDLACLADIVIPGISEGKLLTGKEGVQEIANAYHAAGVKTVVIKLGAEGAYTSSEGQQFYTPGFPVTKVVDTVGAGDGFAVGLVSGILEGLSLQEAVRRGTAIGALAVMSPGDNDGLPDRDSLAAFIRV, from the coding sequence ATGAGCAAGATTCTTACAATTGGTGAGCCGATGGCACTTTTTGTAGCAGACCAGGAAGGTGATTTAAAAGATGTAGAGCATTTTTCCCGTTTTGTTGCTGGGGCAGAAGTTAACTTTTCAATTGGTATGGTGCGCCTGAAGCATGCAGTCACTTATATTAGCAAACTAGGCGACGATCCCTTTGGTAAACAGATAGAAGAATTCTTACAGAAAAATGGAATTGATACTTCTTATATAACCCACGATGCCCAATATTTTACCGGCATGCAGTGGAAGCAAAAGGTTACCAGCGGTGACCCTCACGTTTTTTCTCTGCGTAGAAATTCAGCGGCTTCACATATGGATGTAAGTACCATTGCAAAACTAAATTGGGATGGATTTGATCATATTCATTTAACGGGTATTCCGCCAGCCTTATCCGCCGGATGCCGGCAACTGGTGTATGAGCTAATTAAACAAGCCAGGGGAAAGGGCGTATCCATATCCTACGATCCAAACTTACGCCCTGGTCTTTGGGCAGATCAGAAAGAAATGATCCAGGTAGTTAACGATTTGGCATGCTTGGCAGATATTGTGATTCCAGGCATTTCAGAAGGCAAATTGCTTACTGGAAAAGAAGGCGTACAGGAAATTGCAAATGCCTATCATGCTGCTGGTGTGAAGACTGTTGTGATCAAACTAGGTGCAGAAGGCGCTTATACCAGTTCGGAGGGGCAGCAATTTTATACACCTGGTTTTCCCGTAACAAAAGTGGTAGACACGGTGGGGGCAGGGGATGGCTTTGCTGTTGGTTTAGTAAGCGGGATTTTAGAAGGCTTGTCCTTGCAGGAAGCTGTAAGACGTGGTACTGCAATTGGAGCTTTGGCAGTGATGTCTCCCGGTGATAACGATGGGCTGCCTGATCGGGACAGTCTTGCTGCTTTCATCCGAGTATAA
- a CDS encoding molybdopterin-dependent aldehyde oxidoreductase, with translation MQKKVLHVNGLPRVLIVNPETSLASVLREQLLLTGCKVGCNQGQCGTCSIIMDGKVVRSCIVKMKRVPDEANITTIEGLAKPENLHPLQVAWMAYGCAQCGFCSPGFILSAKVLLDTNSAPKREDVREWFQKNRNACRCTGYKPLVDAVMAAAKVMRGEMHKEDLLYKPVGNKIYGTTYHRPSALRKVTGTWDYGADVALQMPPGTLRMALVQAEVSHANIMGIDTAEAENMPGVYKVITHKDVKGKNRITGLITFPTNKGDGWDRPILCDEKVFQFGDAIAIICADTEEHAKAAAQKVKVDLEILPSYMSAPAAMAADAIEIHPGVPNIYFEQGIIKGEDTEPIMKQSDVVTVEVDTYCSRQPHLPLEPDCGCAYFDEEGRLTIHSKSIGLHLHHAMIVAGIGIEPEKCRIVQNPAGGTFGYKFSPTIEALLGVACMATGKPVSLNFTMYQNITYTGKRSPGFVKCKLAADKTGKLLAMETDWFIDHGPYSEFGDLLTLRQAQFTGAGYDIPRIRGKGRTVCTNHAWGSAFRGYGSPQAFLASEIAMDELAEKLGLDPLELRFKNIYRPGATTPTGQVPEVFCFEDMINTLRPLWEEAKKRCKELSTSEKKRGVGLSLGIYGCGLDGPDSSEAWVELTKNGITVGDSWQDHGQGADIGTLSHAHETLRPLGIKAEQIKLVMNDTAFTPNSGPSGGSRSNVMTGNAIKVACEMLLNAMRKPDGTYRSYDEMAAENLPLHYNGKWTASMCTDCDPVTGQGKPFPIYMYELFMPEVEVDMKTGKAKVVKFTTVADMGTITNKTACDGQIYGGLAQGIGLALTEDFEDLKKHTNLVNCGLPFIYDVPDDIQIIYNITPREHGPHGAAGAGEGPLSAPHPGILNAIYNACGVRIYAIPALPEKIKAGLAALSTRDK, from the coding sequence ATGCAAAAGAAGGTATTGCATGTTAATGGACTACCGCGAGTTTTAATCGTAAATCCAGAAACCAGTCTGGCAAGTGTACTTCGAGAGCAGCTCTTATTAACGGGCTGCAAAGTGGGCTGTAATCAGGGGCAATGCGGAACTTGTTCGATTATCATGGATGGAAAAGTAGTTCGCTCCTGCATTGTCAAGATGAAGAGAGTACCGGATGAAGCAAACATTACTACCATTGAAGGTTTGGCCAAACCAGAGAATCTCCATCCCCTGCAGGTAGCTTGGATGGCATACGGCTGTGCCCAATGTGGTTTCTGTAGCCCAGGGTTCATTCTATCGGCTAAAGTATTGCTGGACACTAACTCGGCTCCGAAGAGAGAAGATGTCCGTGAGTGGTTTCAAAAGAACCGTAATGCATGTCGATGTACAGGCTACAAGCCACTGGTAGATGCTGTTATGGCAGCAGCTAAGGTAATGCGGGGCGAAATGCACAAAGAAGATTTACTATATAAACCTGTTGGCAATAAAATTTATGGAACGACATATCATCGTCCTTCTGCTTTGCGTAAAGTTACTGGTACTTGGGATTATGGCGCTGATGTTGCGCTGCAAATGCCCCCAGGTACATTGCGAATGGCTTTGGTGCAAGCGGAAGTATCCCATGCTAATATTATGGGTATTGATACTGCAGAAGCTGAAAATATGCCTGGGGTATATAAGGTAATTACTCATAAAGATGTTAAAGGCAAAAATCGCATTACTGGTCTGATTACGTTTCCAACCAATAAAGGGGATGGCTGGGATCGGCCCATTCTTTGCGATGAAAAAGTATTCCAGTTTGGCGATGCTATCGCAATTATTTGTGCTGATACGGAAGAACATGCCAAAGCTGCAGCCCAGAAAGTTAAAGTTGATTTAGAAATTCTGCCCTCTTACATGAGTGCACCTGCTGCAATGGCTGCGGATGCGATTGAAATACATCCAGGCGTACCTAATATTTATTTTGAACAGGGTATTATAAAAGGCGAAGATACAGAGCCTATTATGAAACAATCAGATGTTGTAACTGTAGAAGTAGATACCTATTGTAGTCGTCAGCCCCATCTGCCTCTTGAACCGGATTGCGGATGTGCTTATTTTGATGAAGAAGGTCGTTTGACCATTCATTCTAAGAGTATCGGCCTTCATTTACATCATGCCATGATTGTTGCTGGGATTGGTATTGAACCTGAAAAATGCCGCATTGTTCAAAACCCTGCCGGCGGTACCTTTGGCTACAAATTCAGCCCGACCATTGAAGCGTTGCTTGGTGTTGCCTGCATGGCAACAGGAAAACCTGTTTCCCTTAATTTCACCATGTATCAGAATATTACGTATACGGGTAAACGTTCTCCTGGCTTTGTTAAATGTAAGCTTGCTGCTGATAAAACAGGGAAACTTCTTGCTATGGAAACGGACTGGTTTATTGATCACGGTCCTTATTCTGAGTTCGGTGATTTGCTGACTCTGCGTCAAGCTCAATTTACTGGTGCTGGTTATGATATACCCCGGATACGGGGCAAAGGTCGTACCGTCTGCACCAATCATGCCTGGGGATCGGCATTTCGTGGATATGGTTCGCCCCAAGCCTTTTTAGCCTCTGAAATAGCCATGGATGAACTGGCAGAAAAACTTGGCTTAGATCCATTAGAACTGCGCTTTAAGAATATTTACCGTCCAGGAGCTACTACACCTACGGGGCAAGTGCCTGAAGTATTTTGTTTTGAAGACATGATTAATACTCTCCGTCCTTTATGGGAAGAAGCTAAAAAACGGTGTAAAGAGCTCTCAACGTCGGAGAAAAAACGTGGCGTTGGTTTATCTCTTGGTATTTACGGCTGTGGTCTTGATGGCCCAGATAGTTCAGAAGCTTGGGTCGAATTGACAAAGAATGGCATAACCGTCGGAGATTCTTGGCAAGATCATGGGCAAGGTGCAGATATCGGAACCTTAAGCCATGCTCATGAAACTCTGCGTCCTCTTGGTATTAAAGCAGAGCAAATCAAGCTTGTGATGAATGACACTGCCTTTACTCCTAACAGTGGACCGTCTGGCGGCAGCCGATCCAACGTCATGACTGGTAACGCGATAAAGGTTGCCTGTGAAATGTTATTAAATGCTATGCGTAAGCCGGACGGTACTTACCGCTCCTATGATGAAATGGCAGCCGAAAATCTTCCTCTGCACTACAATGGTAAATGGACAGCATCGATGTGTACTGACTGTGACCCAGTTACGGGTCAAGGAAAACCTTTCCCCATCTACATGTATGAACTATTTATGCCTGAAGTGGAAGTTGACATGAAGACCGGGAAGGCTAAAGTCGTTAAGTTTACCACTGTTGCTGATATGGGAACGATTACGAATAAAACAGCTTGTGATGGCCAGATATATGGTGGTTTAGCGCAAGGTATTGGTCTTGCTCTTACAGAAGACTTCGAAGATCTTAAGAAACACACAAACCTGGTTAATTGTGGTTTGCCCTTCATTTATGATGTACCAGATGATATTCAAATTATCTATAATATTACTCCTCGCGAGCACGGACCTCACGGTGCAGCAGGTGCAGGCGAAGGTCCTTTGAGTGCTCCTCATCCTGGGATTCTTAATGCCATTTATAATGCATGTGGTGTACGTATTTATGCAATTCCTGCACTGCCCGAAAAGATAAAAGCCGGACTGGCAGCACTATCCACAAGGGACAAATAA